One Elephas maximus indicus isolate mEleMax1 chromosome 16, mEleMax1 primary haplotype, whole genome shotgun sequence DNA window includes the following coding sequences:
- the PGAM1 gene encoding phosphoglycerate mutase 1 — protein MAAYQLVLIRHGESTWNLENRFSGWYDADLSPAGQEEAKRGGQALRDAGYEFDICFTSVQKRAIRTLWTVLDAIDQMWLPVVRTWRLNERHYGGLTGLNKAETAAKHGEAQVKIWRRSYDVPPPPMEPDHPFYSNISKDRRYADLTEDQLPSCESLKDTIARALPFWNEEIVPQIKEGKRVLIAAHGNSLRGIVKHLEGLSEEAIMELNLPTGIPIVYELDKNLKPIKAMQFLGDEETVRKAMEAVAAQGKAKK, from the exons ATGGCCGCCTATCAGCTGGTGCTGATCCGACACGGCGAGAGCACATGGAACCTGGAGAACCGCTTCAGCGGCTGGTACGACGCCGACCTGAGCCCGGCGGGGCAAGAGGAGGCAAAGCGCGGCGGGCAGGCGCTGCGAG ATGCTGGCTATGAGTTTGACATCTGCTTCACCTCAGTGCAGAAGAGAGCAATCCGGACCCTCTGGACAGTGCTGGATGCCATTGACCAGATGTGGCTGCCAGTAGTGAGGACTTGGCGCCTCAATGAGCGGCACTATGGGGGTCTGACGGGCCTCAATAAAGCAGAAACGGCTGCCAAGCATGGCGAGGCCCAGGTAAAGATCTGGAGGCGCTCCTATGATGTCCCGCCACCACCGATGGAGCCTGACCACCCCTTCTACAGCAACATCAGTAAG GATCGCAGGTATGCAGACCTCACTGAAGACCAGCTGCCCTCCTGTGAGAGCCTGAAGGACACTATTGCCAGAGCCCTGCCCTTTTGGAATGAAGAGATAGTTCCTCAGATCAAGGAGGGGAAACGGGTACTGATTGCAGCCCATGGCAACAGCCTTCGGGGCATCGTCAAACATTTGGAGG GTCTCTCTGAAGAGGCTATCATGGAGCTGAATCTGCCTACTGGTATTCCCATTGTCTACGAATTGGACAAGAACTTGAAGCCCATCAAGGCCATGCAGTTCCTGGGGGACGAAGAGACCGTGCGTAAAGCCATGGAAGCTGTGGCTGCCCAGGGCAAGGCCAAGAAGTGA
- the EXOSC1 gene encoding exosome complex component CSL4: MAPPVRYCVPGERLCNLEEGSPGSGTYTRHGYIFSSLAGCLTKSSENGALPVVSVRRETESQLLPDVGAVVTCKVSSINSRFAKVHILYVGSTPLKNSFRGTIRKEDVRATEKDKVEIYKSFRPGDIVLAKVISLGDAQSNYLLTTAENELGVVVAHSESGVQMVPISWCEMQCPKTHTKEFRKVARVQPEFLQT; encoded by the exons ATGGCGCCCCCCGTGAGGTACTGCGTCCCGG GCGAACGTCTGTGTAACTTGGAGGAGGGCAGCCCGGGCAGCGGCACCTACACCCGGCACGGCTACATCTTCTCGTCGCTTGCCGGCTGCCTGACGAAGAGCAGCGAGAACGGCGCG CTTCCTGTGGTATCTGTGAGGAGAGAGACAGAATCTCAGTTACTGCCAGATGTGGGGGCTGTTGTAACCTGTAAG GTCTCTAGCATCAACTCGCGCTTTGCCAAAGTACACATCCTTTATGTGGGATCTACACCACTTAAGAACTCTTTTCGCGGAACTATCCG caaaGAAGATGTCCGAGCTACTGAAAAAGACAAG GTTGAAATTTATAAGAGTTTCCGCCCAGGCGACATTGTCTTGGCCAAAGTG ATCTCTCTGGGTGACGCACAGTCCAACTACCTGCTGACCACCGCCGAAAACGAGCTCGGTGTGGTGGTGGCCCACAGTGAGTCAG GTGTCCAGATGGTTCCCATCAGCTGGTGTGAAATGCAGTGCCCTAAAACCCACACTAAAGAATTCCGGAAAGTGGCACGAGTACAGCCTGAATTCTTACAGACCTAA